From Kogia breviceps isolate mKogBre1 chromosome 2, mKogBre1 haplotype 1, whole genome shotgun sequence, one genomic window encodes:
- the GSTO1 gene encoding glutathione S-transferase omega-1 isoform X2 encodes MSGGSARSLGKGSAPPGQVPQGLIRVYSMRFCPFAKRTLLVLKARGIGHEVININLKNKPEWFFKKNPFGLVPVLENSQGQVIYESAITCEYLDEAYPGKKLLPDDPYEKARQKMVFELFSKVPPLLLSFLRRQNKEDCSGLKEELHKELSKLEEVLTNKKTTFFGGSSLAMIDYLIWPWFEWLVALELNEYVDHTPNLKLWMAAMMKDPAVSSLFIDPKAFRGFLDLYLQNNLEACDYGL; translated from the exons ATGTCCGGAGGATCAGCCAGGAGCCTGGGGAAGG GAAGCGCGCCCCCGGGGCAGGTCCCCCAGGGCCTGATTCGCGTCTACAGCATGAGGTTCTGCCCGTTCGCCAAGAGGACGCTCCTGGTCCTGAAGGCCAGGGGAATTGG GCATGAAGTCATTAACATCAACCTAAAAAATAAGCCTGAGTGGTTCTTCAAGAAGAATCCCTTTGGCCTGGTGCCCGTTCTGGAAAACAGTCAGGGTCAAGTGATCTATGAATCTGCCATCACTTGTGAGTACCTGGATGAAGCATATCCAGGAAAGAAGCTGTTGCCAGATGACCCCTATGAGAAAGCTCGCCAAAAGATGGTCTTTGAGTTGTTTTCTAAG GTACCACCTTTGTTATTAAGCTTTCTTAGAAGGCAAAATAAGGAAGACTGCTCTGGCCTGAAAGAAGAATTGCATAAAGAACTCAGCAAGCTAGAGGAG GTTCTGACTAATAAGAAGACAACCTTCTTTGGTGGCAGTTCTCTTGCTATGATTGACTACCTCATCTGGCCCTGGTTTGAATGGCTGGTAGCCCTGGAGTTAAATGA GTATGTAGACCACACTCCAAATCTTAAGCTCTGGATGGCAGCCATGATGAAAGATCCTGCAGTATCATCCCTTTTCATTGATCCAAAGGCCTTTCGAGGTTTCTTAGATCTCTACTTGCAGAACAACCTCGAGGCCTGTGACTATGGGCTCTGA
- the GSTO1 gene encoding glutathione S-transferase omega-1 isoform X1 — protein MRFCPFAKRTLLVLKARGIGHEVININLKNKPEWFFKKNPFGLVPVLENSQGQVIYESAITCEYLDEAYPGKKLLPDDPYEKARQKMVFELFSKVPPLLLSFLRRQNKEDCSGLKEELHKELSKLEEVLTNKKTTFFGGSSLAMIDYLIWPWFEWLVALELNEYVDHTPNLKLWMAAMMKDPAVSSLFIDPKAFRGFLDLYLQNNLEACDYGL, from the exons ATGAGGTTCTGCCCGTTCGCCAAGAGGACGCTCCTGGTCCTGAAGGCCAGGGGAATTGG GCATGAAGTCATTAACATCAACCTAAAAAATAAGCCTGAGTGGTTCTTCAAGAAGAATCCCTTTGGCCTGGTGCCCGTTCTGGAAAACAGTCAGGGTCAAGTGATCTATGAATCTGCCATCACTTGTGAGTACCTGGATGAAGCATATCCAGGAAAGAAGCTGTTGCCAGATGACCCCTATGAGAAAGCTCGCCAAAAGATGGTCTTTGAGTTGTTTTCTAAG GTACCACCTTTGTTATTAAGCTTTCTTAGAAGGCAAAATAAGGAAGACTGCTCTGGCCTGAAAGAAGAATTGCATAAAGAACTCAGCAAGCTAGAGGAG GTTCTGACTAATAAGAAGACAACCTTCTTTGGTGGCAGTTCTCTTGCTATGATTGACTACCTCATCTGGCCCTGGTTTGAATGGCTGGTAGCCCTGGAGTTAAATGA GTATGTAGACCACACTCCAAATCTTAAGCTCTGGATGGCAGCCATGATGAAAGATCCTGCAGTATCATCCCTTTTCATTGATCCAAAGGCCTTTCGAGGTTTCTTAGATCTCTACTTGCAGAACAACCTCGAGGCCTGTGACTATGGGCTCTGA